The stretch of DNA GGGGTGAATGGAGAAGGGGACgtcatgctgcttttggtgTTGAACAATGCTGAAATGAGCGTGACTCATCAATTCTAAAGCTAAACACCCCAATAGTGAGGTGAAGATGTGGTCAGACTGGTAAAGCATCAAATAAAGGAACCCACAAGTGATACTACTGCTAATATATCTCAAGTTGCTGAGCTGACACAGCTGGCCTGGAGGAGAGCCAACACACAACTATTGTGGGGGTTGATGGCCTGCAGAGACCTCAGCAAAGTGCCCACCTGCCTATGGTAGTGGGGCCAGAGGGGCAGATTGCTCGGACAGCTCCCTTCATAGCTCCCATACCAGGTACACTGTGGGGCTGAGATATCTTGGGGCAATTTGGTACAGTCGTGCAAATCACACCAGGAAAAAAGCAGGCTTTTCCTTAGGGGTCATTGATTTGCCATTCCAAAAAGCTGTGCAAACCATCTGCAAGCtaacatggaaaagaaatgacCCAGTTTGGGTTGACCTGTGTCTCCTAAAGAGGGTCAGTTGCAGAATCTGGTACAGGAGCAACTGAATGCAGGATATACAGTCCCAGCCTCAAGCCTGTGGAATTCCCCTGTGTTCTGCATTCCCAAGAAAAGTGGGAAATGGTGCAGGCTTCATGATCTTCGAGCTGTTAACTCTGTGATTGAACCTATGAGTACGTTACAGCCAGGACTTCCTTCACCCTCCATGTTACCTGCAGGGTGGCCTTTCAAGATCATTGATTTGAAagactgttttttctcttatctTTTTGCATCCAGAAGATGCCTCGAGTTGCTTTTTCTGCACCTGGTTACCATTGGGTTGTTTGACGACAAGGTATGTGAAACAGTTCAATCATTTGTCAAAGAGTTGTAGCAGCTGCAATACAACCTGTGAGAAAGCCACATCCATCAGCTGTCATTTACCATTACATGGACAATCTTCTGGTAGCTGCAGCACAGGACAGGGACTTGCAGGTCATACAGCTTTCCCTGATGTTATTCCAGCAGCAGGTCTCCAAATAGCAGCGGGAAAGGTGCAGAAAACAGAACCCTGGAGCTATCTGGGATGAAGAATTACTCAACAGGCAATCACACTGCAACCTCTGAAACTCAAGGTAAAAGATACCACGACTTTAAATGATTTGCAGCAACTGCTGGGAGCCATAAACTGGCTCCGGCCGATCCTGGGCATTTCTACACAAGTCTTGTATCCTTTATTTGAGCTCCTAAAAGGTGAGCCTGTCTTATCTTCCACCAGAACTCTAACAATGGAAGTGGAACAGGCACTTCAGAAATGAGGccctggaaaacaaacaggCCTGGAGATGTCTCCCAGACTTGCCTATTCTGCTAGCTAGTGtagcaaatattttgtatgtgCTTGATAGACCTTCCACTCTCCAAAGATCAACGAGTTGCCTTTTTAAGTACATATTTGCCTCATTGTTCTCACTTTGACCAATACACCTAATACAGCACTGACAGAGTGCATAGATACAAAAgggcaaaaaagaaagcagctgaatgaagagaaaaaagatcaTTTTCCTACCCTCCCTCTAGAACCTCAAGAGATAGATATAatgggctgtggggtgggagggcCAGGACAGGGCTCAGCTGGTGGCTTTCCAGgtgtccctgtgggatgggacCTCTTCCCACAGGAGCCATGTGGTTTCCAGTGTCTCCTTCCCGCAGCGATCCACAAAGCACTGGCCTACAAAGGCTGTGGTGGAATCTGGCGGGGTTTGAGAGAGGCAGAGGGGGCTGAGGGCTTGCACCTCAAGACAGAGACACCTGGGCCACCTGATGttggcagacagacagacagacagacagacagacaaacagacagacaaacagacaGATACCACGCAGCACATTCCCTGGACAGAGAGATGGACCTGCCTGCCAGATTGGCCAGATGGGCTGACTCCACATCACCTGGACAGACAGATGGGCTCCAACTCTGCCATGTTCCTCAGACACACAGATGGACACCCCTGCCACCTTTCCCAGACAGACTGCCCCGCTACCCACCCCAGACAGGCACCTCTCCCATCAGCACATCCCAGGGCAGAAGCAAGTGTGTGTGGCCAGTCTGTGCCCACAGCCAGAGTTCCTCTGGACATTCTGAGTGCTGTGGGGGACCAGCTGGAGGgctccccactcccagcacGGGCAGGGGATCGCCGGCACTGCTGTACCTGAGAACTGTCAGTGCACGGTGAAGCCGAAGGTGGGGTGTCTCTTGGCACCGGGGTGCTGCTGGGCCCCTTGCAGGGGTGACTGCAGGCTCAGCTTGTTGGTGGCTGTCACAGCAGTGTGGTAGAAGCCCGAGAAGGTGCTGTCTGTGTTCAGAGCCAAGAGGGTCATGTTGGAGCCCAGCTCGTTCCTCCACAGGCCCTGTAGGTCACACTGGGGACCGGCAGTTGTGTGGGTGCCTCAGGCACTGCTGAGCCACGgtcccccctccagccccactgaGCAATGGGAGGTGTGTCCCATGGCATGGCCCCTCCATGTGGCAACTGGGAATGATGGCATGGGCACGAGCTGGGACAGCAtttccctctccctgagcagggcaggggagagttgggggtgctgggcactgccctATCCCAGAACCAGGTGACCAACAGGGCCTACAAGGACAGCACAATCTGAGCTGGCAGCCCCTTGGTCACACATGCTGCACTGGGGCATGGCATGGCACGGCATGGCATGGTGTGAGAGATGGCATAGGATGGCACATCAGGGTACCTCAAGGCTGCATCAGAGCATTCAGCCCCTCACGCAGAAATAACATAAACAGTGTGAGCTGAGGTGGCACAGGACAGCACTACATGGCACAGTGAAAACATGCAAACGTCCCCCCCCCAGGCCCTGCACACTCTGcctcagggctggcagagcatggcacagcacagcatggcAGAACAGactgtggcacagcacagcacagcacagcacagcatggaACAATGTGGCACCAGAAAGCACAGCAAGAGCAGGCAGCCTCCTTGTCAGCTTACATTGCACCCCAGGAtggcagagcctggcacagcaacagcaggcagctctgtgcctgctcacAGTGCACCACAGGGATGGTGGtgcacagcatggcacagccagggagtTCAACCTCATCCAACCATCCTCCTCCCCGCGATAACACAGCACAGCGTGGCCAGActctgccccagggctgcccttaccttcctggctgcagcctggtgaggggtgagcagggccagggtgagcagcaggcagcagccgAGGGTCCCCATGGTGTTGGTGGTGGTGGctttgcctgtgctgctgccccacGCCCACTCAGCCCCTTCCATAGCAGGGGGGGCTGTGGTTGGGCAGCGGCCGCCCCTGCCGGGCCTCCTGCCAGAGGACACCCGGTGGGAGACTGGCCACCGGCCATTGCACCAGCTGAGCGGGGTCTGGCTCCCCTGGGCCAGGGGAGGTCCTGGGGACCATgggggggtggcagggctgtAGAAGAGGACCTGGAGGGCCACAGCAGGGGACACACATTGGGCCTCAGGTATGGTGACAGAAGGGACTGTGTGATGCTATGAGAGGGAAATGAGGGAATGTCCGTGCTGAGCCATGGAATTGTCGTCCAGAATAATTGGATTTGTTCCTCAGTGTGCAACAAGCCAATAATTACACACTCGACAGAGTCACTGATAATTTATCTCAGAGTTGCACAAGCCTGGGTGTTCAGGAGTATTCCACAAATCAAGCACATTGGCTATCAGcact from Chiroxiphia lanceolata isolate bChiLan1 chromosome Z, bChiLan1.pri, whole genome shotgun sequence encodes:
- the LOC116780484 gene encoding LOW QUALITY PROTEIN: avidin-like (The sequence of the model RefSeq protein was modified relative to this genomic sequence to represent the inferred CDS: substituted 1 base at 1 genomic stop codon), coding for MEGAEWAWGSSTGKATTTNTMGTLGCCLLLTLALLTPHQAAARKCDLQGLWRNELGSNMTLLALNTDSTFSGFYHTAVTATNKLSLQSPLQGAQQHPGAKRHPTFGFTVHXQFSDSTTAFVGQCFVDRCGKETLETTWLLWEEVPSHRDTWKATS